TTCACGTACGGCTTCTTGACCGTCGTGTAGTTGGCGAAGGGCTCGTTGTTGAGCTGCGGCCCATCACCGAAGACGATGGTGATGCGACCGGTGGCGAAGATATCGCTGTCAGCGTCGCTGGAGCAGAGGAACTTGAACTCGGGGCTGAACGGCACCTGGCCCCGGACTTCGCCCCCTTCGATGGCCGGAATCGCTTCCGAAACGCAGAGGTCGGGATTCGCATTCGCCACCGCGGTCACCTGGACCTGAGCGGTGGCCTGGCCGGTGGGGTCGCCATCATCCGTCGCTGTCAGCCGGATCGTGTAAGTCCCAGGGGCCGTGTAGGTGTGATTGACCGCCTGGCTGACATCAATCGGAGAGCCCGGCAGCAACGTCTCAGGTGTGCTATCTCCCCAGTTGATGGCGACTGATGCGAGATTGCCATCCGGGTCGGACGTGCCACTGGCAGACACGATGACACCCAGCTGGCCATTGGAAATGCGGCCTGATCCCGAGGCAGGATCAAGCAGGGTGATTTTTGCTTTGGGGGGCAGGTTTGTGATGGCGCCATTCGGACCCACCACAGAGAGGACATTCGACTGCACACAGACCGAGCAGCCGCTCCCCAGCTGATTTTGTGGATAGGTGGTCGGATCACCGAAGTAGTCGGGAATGAAGTAGTCGGCCCGGAGGTTGCGCTGCAGTTCATCGACCGCTGTCAGCGCCAGGGGATTACCGGGGCGAGACAGGGCATCGCCAGGGCGGAAGGGGGTCATGGTCAGGGCGACCCGGCTGGAGATGCCTTCGCTGGCAGTCGGATTCGGGCTCAGGGCGATCGTGGAACCGGCGGTGTAGTCCGCTACAGCGAGAAGACCCTTGGACTGGTCGACCTGGAAGATCGGAGTGCCATCAGCGCCGGAAAGGCTCAGGCTGCGGGGGGCGACCGGAATCGCCACCAGCACATTCTGGTTGTCGCCAGTGTAGCCGGCATCCGCTGCTGTCGGGCGGACTTTCACCAGCAGATAACGCTGGCCGCTACGAAGATTGGCAGGCACCGGGCCGTTGCCGAAAACATCGTCGAAAGCGGCACGGATCGCGGTTTTTGTTGCGCTGCCCGCCACCGCCAGTTGCTGCTGGAAGTAGGTATTCTGCGTGCCACCGGCGGAGAGCCGGTCGAGAAATTTGCGGTATGTGGGGTCATTCGGATCGCTTTCCAGGGCAGCTCCAAGCTGCCAGTTCCCCACGAGTCCCCCTTCTTCAACCAGTGCTGCCAAATAGAGGTAGCCACCACCGGTGTCGAGGGCATCCGCAACAGCATTCCCCAACTGCGCCTGGTTGAAGACCCCTTCGAAGGAGGCAAACGCCTCAAAGGCCAGGAGGCGGTTCAGCAGGTCGTTGTCGATGAAGTAGCGATTGTTGATCCCGATGCCGGTTGACGCGGACAGCACCGCATCGGCTTCCAGATTGAGCCGGACAATGATCGTGTTGCCTTCCACCGCGATATTCAGCGCGCTGGAAACCGGTGTCCCGAATTCATCGGTAAGAATCGCCGCTTCCCGCTCTTCTTCGCCGGATCCATCCGCCGTGATGACTCGATCCGGAATCTTCTGGGAGAAGAAGAAGCGCGGTGCCCGGTTGGCCTGTCGGGGCACAATCGCGCCGACAAACTCGTTGCCCTTACGGATGTTCACGATGAACACGCCAGGGAGCGGCGTCCCGGATTCATCTGCAATCTGGAACCGGACCGCCTTGCCCGCCCGGGAGCTGCTGTCGGCCTTGGCGAACGCCGGCAGCGTCACCACCCCCGTGTCGTCCGTCGCGCCGGAGCGGACATCGGCATCGGTCGTGGGAATCCCCCCGCCACCGCCGGAGCCTCCGCCACCTGGGCCGTCAGGAGTCGGACCGGGCAGGCCGCCGCTGGTGTCCGGGTCCGGACCACCCGGATCCGGCAGAGTGGGCGTATTGCTACCACCGCCTCCGCATCCCAGAATCAGGATGATCAGCCACATAACCAGGCTGAGCGTCAGGCGTAAAGGGGACGTCCGCATTGTGAAGCGGCCTCCTGGACGACGTTCTGTTGGGGGCAAGCGGACTGACCGTTGTTACGACCTGTAACGATCGGTGCGCTTTACATGAAGAATCCTAACACAGCCCATGCCACGCGAAGCAGCCTTTGCGCTTCCTAAAGTGCCTGTTCCCTGCTGGTCGACGCCAGTGCCGGATTGCGACCAGGTCGATTATGTCGACTCACTTCGATAGCGTAGATCCTTCATCGGCATATTGCTTCATCTTATTGATCAGAGTACTCCGCGCGACTCCCAAAAGCCGAGCCGCCCGGGTCTGGTTCCCCTGGCAGAGGTCCAGTACCCGGGTGATGTGTTGTTGCTCGACTTCGGCCAGCGTCGGGATCTGCCCGGTCAGCGGGGCCCGCTGGCTGTTCCGCAGAAACTCTGCTGGCAACTCCTTGCGGAGCAGCCGCGCAGATTCCACTTTGGGCCAGATACGGCTGAGTACCAGCCGGAGTTCGCCGACATTCCCTTCCCAGGGGTAATTCATCAGGGCCACGACCGCCGCCGGCTCGATGCCCCGCACCGAGCGCCCGTATTCCTCGTTGAGTTCCTGCGTCAGTTCCAGCAAGAGCTGCATGAAGTCTTGCTGACGATCCCGCAATGGCGGCAGGAGGATGTGGCGTCCGAGTAACTGCTGCCGGAGTTCTGGGGCGATCCGGAGGTCCCCCACCCCGACAGACTCAAGACTGGGACCACCCGTCAGGATCAGGCGTCCCGGGAAAGAGGTGATCACCCCACCCAGAGGCTGAAACGTTCTGTTGTCCAGGAGCTGGTTGAGCACGGACTGGAACGCCGCTGGGAGAGCCTGGACTTCGCGAATCACGACCGTGCCGCGACCAGCCTCCGCCAGCACCCCACGCATCCGGGGACTGCCCGCCTTGAGCTGGCCAGGCTCCGCCCCGACCAGTTGCGCCAGATGCTCGATCTGACGTTCCGGGTCCTGCGAAGCGCTCCACGAGAAAAACCCATCGTTGGCACGATTAGAAGCCTGATGAATCAGGCGCGCCAGACGATGCCGGCCGGTACCCGGCTCACCCAGAATGCAGACTGGCTGATCGGTTTGCGCGGCTTCCCGCGCCAGACGGACCGCGGTGCGGAGCAGGGGCTGCTGGGGAGTCCAGCCCGCCAGGGAGGCCTCGGAAGGGTCAGGCTGAGTCGCCCGCTCCAGCCGCTTCAGTTTCTCGAAGCGCGATGCTTTCGCTACCAGATCGTCCAGGATCAGGGGCTTGACCAGATAGTCCCAGGCCCCCTCCTGCAACGCCTGTACGGCTGATTTCGCATCCGCCCGGGCCGTGATGATGATGACGGCCGCTGGATGCGAGGGGTGCTTTGTAAAGGAGGCGATCAGGTCGATGCCTTTAGCATCTGGCAACAGATGATCAAGGAGCACGAGGTCGGGCTCCAGCTCTTCACTCAGGGCGAGGCCCGCTTTCGCCGTTTCAGCGCGACGCACATCGTGGCCGTGGGCTTTCAGGGCTTCCTGGACCGTATGCCCCACCAGTTGTTCATCATCGATGACGAGAATCCGGAGACTCATGCTCTGCTCCTTTCCAGCGCTCGAAGATCAGCCTGTTAGTCGATCTTCAGCCGATACTCGTCGGGGTAGTGCAGATGCTGTTGCACTCGCTCGGTGGTCGCGAGACACTGCTCGATACTCTCTTTGGCGAGGCAGAACGTTTCCTGGCTGACCGCCCCGGTGGCCATCTGTTCCGAGAGCAACTGACACGCCTGGTGCACGCCCGCCAGTCCGTTGGCAATCTGGTGCAAGGCCAGCCGGAGCCCCTCGATGTCCACCGCGACATCAACGTCCGGGTCGGTGGTGGGCAATTGCTCCTGCTCGGTCATGTGCTCACCGTGTTCCGAACCTGAAGCTGGCCGACGGCCACTACTGTCAGAGCGCCTGGAAGAGTCAACTGAAGTATATCGCGACAGTTACATGAAGGTGAGTCGGTCCATTCGCCCGGTATCCTGTGTGGAATCGCGACGCTGGGACTTGACCTCAGAGCTGCAATCGAACCAATGGCCGCGAATGACTGCTGCGTTGGATAACCGCAAACCCGAGGGACTCAAAGAGCGACAGGGGCCCGGTGAAAGCGAAGGTCGCCGGCAGACGTTCACCACTTTTGGTGAGGGGGACGGGATACGCCTCGGCCCAGGAGGCTCCCTGACGCCGCATCTCGTCGATCGCAGTCTGCAGAAGGGCGCGTGCCACGCCCTGGCCGCGATACGTCCGATGGACGAAAAAACAGGGGATCGACCAGACCCCTTCCAGGTCGGTTCGGGCATAGACCCGGGAACGCCCCAGCCGGGGGAAATCCGTGCGAGGACCGAACGTACACCACCCCACCGGTGTCTCTCCCGCCAGAGCCAGGATGCCCTGTGCTTCTCCGTCAAGAACCAGTTGCTGCATCGCGGCTTTGTTCGGTGCGCCGTTTTGCGCCTTGTACAGAGCACCGGTGAGCGGGCTGCGCCACCACATGCACCAGCAGCCGCCGCAGGCACCATTTGCGCCGAAGAGCTGTTCGAGGAGGGAGAAATCGTCCGGTGTCAGCGGACGGCACTGGACCGCAGCTTCCGGTGACGAAGTGAGCGCAGCAGATCGCCGGGGCATAGTTCAGGCTCCCCTGTTGGCCTGGAGGTCGGCGGACGTAAGTCAGCGATTGGGAATTCCGATGAAGTGGTCGAACAGTTCAATCCCGGTAAGTGCCAGGAGGAGCAGCAGCAGAATGATCCACGCCCGTTCCCGTTTGCGCAGCGGCTTGGCCCCGGAACTCCCAGGCGCGGGGGTTGCGGACCTGGCGTCGACGGCGATGCGCTCCGGGGACGAGGAGTCCGCGGAATCGTCGGGGTGAGGCGACAGAGCGGTGCTCACGGGTGGTGCGCTCCTGCGGAGGCGATGAGGTCATGGGAGGGACCCTCCAGTGCGAGTGACTGAGTCGTCGATACTAGCGCTCAGTACCGCAATCGTGCCAAAGTTCGGGCGCAGTGCAAGTGGCGGAGTGCAAATTTCGTCCGGATCGGACATCCTGCAGGCATGACCGCCTCACTTCCCAATGACTGCCCACTCTGTCAGCGCATCCACCGATTACGCGAGGGGAGCGATCCGGCACTCATACATGAGTTTCCCCACAGCTACTGGCTGGTCGGGGAGCATCAATTTTTCCACGGCTACACCTTGCTATTGCATAAAGCACATGTCCGGGAACTGCATGACCTCTCACCAGAGGTGTCGCAGGCGTTCTATAACGAACTGATGATCGCCTCCCGGGCGGTCGTGGCCGTGTGCAGCCCGTGGAAGATGAACTACAGTAGTTTTGGGAATCAGGTGCCGCATCTCCACTGGCATCTCATGCCTCGCTACGCCGATGAGCCGGACCGGCTCCGGCCTCCCTGGGATTTCAGCAGCCAGTTCGCCGCTCATTTGACGTTGCCAGAGGAGGCAGCAGCGCTGGCGTCGCGACTGCGCGCCGCGCTCTGAGCCAGCGCTGCGCGTTACAATCACTGTCGCGTTACGCGAATCTGAGTCGCGTGATGGGCAGCGCAGGCTGCTTCCAGGAAAGGACCTTGTAGCTCTATGGAGCCTGCCGCC
The bacterium genome window above contains:
- the atoC_3 gene encoding Regulatory protein AtoC; its protein translation is MSLRILVIDDEQLVGHTVQEALKAHGHDVRRAETAKAGLALSEELEPDLVLLDHLLPDAKGIDLIASFTKHPSHPAAVIIITARADAKSAVQALQEGAWDYLVKPLILDDLVAKASRFEKLKRLERATQPDPSEASLAGWTPQQPLLRTAVRLAREAAQTDQPVCILGEPGTGRHRLARLIHQASNRANDGFFSWSASQDPERQIEHLAQLVGAEPGQLKAGSPRMRGVLAEAGRGTVVIREVQALPAAFQSVLNQLLDNRTFQPLGGVITSFPGRLILTGGPSLESVGVGDLRIAPELRQQLLGRHILLPPLRDRQQDFMQLLLELTQELNEEYGRSVRGIEPAAVVALMNYPWEGNVGELRLVLSRIWPKVESARLLRKELPAEFLRNSQRAPLTGQIPTLAEVEQQHITRVLDLCQGNQTRAARLLGVARSTLINKMKQYADEGSTLSK